One Cellulomonas soli DNA window includes the following coding sequences:
- a CDS encoding BldC family transcriptional regulator, translated as MTITTVSEAPLSQGALLTPGEVAVLFRVDPKTVTRWAQAGKLSAVRTLGGHRRFHEAEVRQLLSGVPQQRASE; from the coding sequence ATGACCATCACCACCGTTTCCGAGGCCCCTCTCTCGCAGGGCGCTCTGCTCACCCCCGGTGAGGTCGCGGTTCTCTTCCGCGTCGACCCGAAGACGGTCACCCGCTGGGCCCAGGCCGGCAAGCTCTCCGCCGTCCGCACCCTCGGTGGCCACCGCCGCTTCCACGAGGCCGAGGTTCGTCAGCTCCTCTCGGGTGTCCCGCAGCAGCGCGCCAGCGAGTGA
- a CDS encoding TetR/AcrR family transcriptional regulator translates to MDPLVTAPADPVAAPAVGPSTDTAPRRAGRRERGTGVREQILDAAVALIAERGFGATSVDDIASAAGVAKGSVFYNFGSKSALFETVLVEGIERLTTAMREAVDGLHGRAAVESLVGALLTRIREHPDFAKVLVAEVFRTGRDWQESIRVVHDEAIGTFAAVVAEEWPERDATLTGAAMFGAAVVAGLSWLVFQPQRPLDEVRAAVLDAVH, encoded by the coding sequence ATGGACCCGCTCGTCACCGCTCCCGCCGACCCCGTCGCGGCGCCCGCCGTCGGCCCGTCGACCGACACGGCGCCACGCCGCGCCGGTCGGCGGGAGCGGGGCACGGGAGTCCGGGAGCAGATCCTCGACGCGGCCGTCGCCCTGATCGCCGAACGCGGGTTCGGGGCGACCTCCGTGGACGACATCGCGAGCGCGGCCGGTGTCGCCAAGGGCAGCGTCTTCTACAACTTCGGCTCCAAGTCGGCGTTGTTCGAGACGGTCCTCGTCGAGGGCATCGAACGACTCACCACCGCCATGCGCGAGGCGGTCGACGGCCTGCACGGCCGGGCGGCCGTCGAGTCGCTGGTCGGCGCACTGCTCACCCGGATCCGCGAGCACCCGGACTTCGCCAAGGTGCTGGTCGCCGAGGTCTTCCGGACCGGGCGCGACTGGCAGGAGTCGATCCGCGTCGTGCACGACGAGGCGATCGGCACGTTCGCCGCGGTCGTCGCCGAGGAGTGGCCTGAGCGGGACGCCACGCTCACGGGCGCCGCGATGTTCGGTGCGGCCGTGGTCGCCGGCCTGTCGTGGCTGGTGTTCCAGCCGCAGCGTCCGCTCGACGAGGTGCGCGCCGCCGTGCTCGATGCCGTGCACTGA
- a CDS encoding YhgE/Pip domain-containing protein, producing the protein MLSLTSTGTELRRFRRGTLPRLAVAAMILVPLLYGALYLWAFWDPTGNMDRLPVALVNADEGSTLDGEALNAGDQVTSRLVDSGDLGWVETDAEDAAAGVEDGTYYFAVTVPADFSTDIASAGSDTPTAASLLVTYNDANSFLASTLGRSAMAQVQAAVRSTVGEEAVDQVLVGLGSARDGFAQASDGALTLSAASGTLSDGAHQVADGATTAADGAAQLASGSTTLADGTDTLASGASQLAAGASTLAAKTAQASSGAATLSTGAGLLADGAASAASSSTALAAGALRVDTGVQTLAASAKKTAALSGYVSTLTTSMKGIAQTTTDPATAAALASALGTFGTSVAGLNLPTADQQAAQLASLDQLVDGAKQLDSGAAALSAGLGTLSTKTTELASGASTLASGTSQLATGAGQLATASSTLSSGAARLQSGSHTLADGASQLAAGTTTLADGATQVADGTDQVGDGAQTLADALGDGATQIPDDSDALRTDRAEVISSPVTVSTADVAQAEGFGEGFAPFFIPLALFVGSLITWLLMRPLPSRALATPASGLRTTLSGYLPALALGVAQVAVMLGVIHFGVGLQMHTTLGTIGFTLLVAATFLALQQALMALLGPAAGKVAVLALLMLQLASSGGTYPVETTPMFFRVVHPLLPMSYAVTGLRQVITGGIDGRLWGSVAVLVGFLVGSLAVTAWRAGRLRTWSMARLHPALEI; encoded by the coding sequence ATGCTCTCCCTCACCTCGACCGGCACCGAGCTGCGCCGGTTCCGTCGCGGCACGCTGCCCCGCCTGGCCGTCGCCGCGATGATCCTCGTCCCCCTCCTCTACGGCGCGCTGTACCTCTGGGCCTTCTGGGACCCGACCGGCAACATGGACCGGCTCCCGGTCGCGCTCGTCAACGCCGACGAGGGCTCGACCCTCGACGGTGAGGCGCTCAACGCCGGCGACCAGGTCACCTCTCGGCTCGTCGACTCCGGCGACCTCGGGTGGGTCGAGACCGACGCCGAGGACGCCGCCGCCGGGGTCGAGGACGGCACGTACTACTTCGCCGTGACCGTGCCCGCCGACTTCTCGACGGACATCGCCTCCGCCGGCTCGGACACGCCGACGGCCGCCTCGCTGCTCGTGACCTACAACGACGCGAACTCCTTCCTCGCCTCGACGCTCGGACGCTCGGCCATGGCCCAGGTGCAGGCCGCCGTCCGCTCCACCGTGGGTGAGGAGGCCGTCGACCAGGTGCTCGTCGGGCTCGGCTCGGCACGCGACGGCTTCGCGCAGGCCTCCGACGGCGCGCTCACCCTGTCCGCCGCGAGCGGCACCCTCTCCGACGGGGCGCACCAGGTCGCCGACGGGGCCACCACGGCCGCCGACGGCGCGGCCCAGCTCGCCTCCGGCTCGACCACGTTGGCGGACGGGACCGACACCCTGGCCTCGGGTGCCAGCCAGCTGGCCGCGGGCGCCAGCACCCTGGCAGCCAAGACCGCCCAGGCGTCCTCCGGAGCGGCCACCCTGTCGACGGGCGCGGGCCTGCTCGCGGACGGGGCCGCCAGCGCCGCGTCGTCGTCTACGGCGCTGGCAGCCGGAGCTCTCCGGGTGGACACCGGCGTGCAGACCCTCGCGGCCTCGGCGAAGAAGACCGCAGCGCTCTCCGGCTACGTGTCGACCCTGACAACCTCGATGAAGGGGATCGCCCAGACGACCACCGATCCCGCCACGGCTGCCGCACTCGCGAGCGCTCTCGGCACGTTCGGGACCTCGGTCGCAGGGCTGAACCTGCCCACGGCCGACCAGCAGGCGGCCCAGCTCGCCTCGCTCGACCAGCTCGTCGACGGCGCCAAGCAGCTCGACAGCGGAGCCGCGGCGCTGAGCGCAGGGCTCGGCACGTTGTCTACCAAGACCACCGAGCTCGCCTCCGGCGCCTCGACCCTGGCTTCCGGCACCTCGCAGCTCGCCACGGGCGCCGGTCAGCTCGCGACAGCGTCGTCCACGCTCTCCAGCGGGGCGGCACGGCTGCAGAGCGGTTCGCACACCCTGGCTGACGGCGCCTCGCAGCTCGCTGCCGGGACCACGACGTTGGCGGACGGAGCGACCCAGGTCGCCGACGGGACGGACCAGGTCGGCGACGGCGCCCAGACCCTCGCTGACGCGCTGGGCGACGGCGCCACCCAGATCCCGGACGACTCCGACGCGCTGCGCACCGACCGTGCCGAGGTGATCAGCTCGCCCGTCACGGTCTCGACGGCCGACGTGGCGCAGGCGGAGGGCTTCGGCGAGGGCTTCGCGCCGTTCTTCATCCCGCTCGCCCTGTTCGTCGGGTCGCTCATCACCTGGCTGCTCATGCGCCCGCTGCCCTCGCGGGCGCTGGCCACCCCGGCATCCGGTCTGCGGACGACGCTCAGCGGCTACCTGCCCGCGCTCGCGCTGGGTGTGGCCCAGGTCGCCGTCATGCTCGGCGTCATCCACTTCGGTGTGGGCCTGCAGATGCACACCACCCTCGGCACGATCGGGTTCACGCTGCTCGTGGCAGCCACCTTCCTCGCCCTCCAGCAGGCGCTGATGGCGCTGCTCGGCCCGGCTGCGGGCAAGGTCGCGGTGCTCGCGCTGCTCATGCTACAGCTCGCGTCCTCGGGCGGCACCTACCCGGTGGAGACGACCCCGATGTTCTTCCGCGTCGTGCACCCCCTGCTGCCGATGAGCTACGCGGTCACCGGGCTGCGGCAGGTCATCACCGGTGGCATCGACGGGCGGCTGTGGGGATCGGTCGCGGTCCTCGTCGGGTTCCTGGTCGGCTCGCTGGCCGTGACCGCGTGGCGTGCCGGCCGGCTGCGCACCTGGAGCATGGCCCGCCTGCACCCGGCGCTCGAGATCTGA
- a CDS encoding ATP-binding cassette domain-containing protein encodes MHPAASSRTTPASTTAATATAGTTRPETGEAPQPAAHAVVARHLALRSSRGVVYGPVDLDVPTGTLAVVQGPQGGGRSSLLLTLAGRMVPDKGSTLRVLGESLPRRRDAVQKRAAIAGFHGIDDLDEAVTVGEATRERLAWLSPWYRRVPKVDQAAFAALAAPVFGDRPLPRTSTLIWDLDEVDAMLLRITFAMAQRPALLVVDDVDQVHDSLRRQTVWARLEAIAAQGVTVIAAVASLDEVARMGWVRRPEQITLATGPHAVPAA; translated from the coding sequence GTGCACCCCGCAGCCTCGAGCCGGACCACCCCGGCCAGCACCACCGCCGCCACCGCCACCGCCGGGACCACCCGACCCGAGACGGGCGAGGCGCCGCAGCCCGCGGCCCACGCGGTCGTCGCCCGCCACCTCGCACTGCGCAGCAGCCGCGGCGTCGTCTACGGCCCCGTGGACCTCGACGTCCCGACCGGGACGCTCGCGGTCGTCCAAGGACCCCAGGGCGGAGGCCGTTCGAGCCTCCTGCTGACGCTCGCCGGACGCATGGTGCCCGACAAGGGCAGCACCCTGCGGGTGCTCGGCGAGTCACTCCCCCGCCGACGCGACGCCGTCCAGAAGCGCGCGGCCATCGCCGGCTTCCACGGCATCGACGACCTCGACGAGGCCGTGACCGTCGGCGAGGCCACCCGTGAGCGCCTCGCCTGGCTCTCGCCCTGGTACCGGCGGGTGCCCAAGGTCGACCAGGCCGCCTTCGCCGCGCTCGCCGCACCCGTCTTCGGCGACCGACCGCTCCCGCGCACCAGCACGCTCATCTGGGACCTCGACGAGGTCGACGCGATGCTGCTGCGGATCACCTTCGCGATGGCGCAGCGCCCCGCGCTCCTCGTGGTCGACGACGTCGACCAGGTGCACGACTCGCTGCGCCGGCAGACCGTCTGGGCGCGCCTGGAGGCCATCGCCGCCCAGGGCGTCACCGTGATCGCCGCCGTCGCCTCGCTCGACGAGGTCGCCCGCATGGGCTGGGTGCGCCGACCCGAGCAGATCACCCTCGCCACCGGCCCCCACGCCGTCCCCGCCGCCTGA
- the def gene encoding peptide deformylase, whose translation MAMREIRTVGDPVLRTPCEPITTIDDRVRGLVEDLLETVDHDGRAGLAANQIGVGLRAFSWNIDDEIGYVLNPVIVELSEDEYQDGDEGCLSVPGLWYPTKRAWYARVVGTDLDGKEVAVEGTELMARCLQHEVDHLDGMLYLDRLERSVRKKAMRAIRDQL comes from the coding sequence ATGGCCATGCGAGAGATCCGAACCGTCGGCGACCCGGTGCTGCGCACGCCCTGCGAACCCATCACGACGATCGACGACCGCGTGCGCGGTCTCGTCGAGGACCTGCTCGAGACGGTCGACCACGACGGGCGTGCCGGGCTCGCCGCCAACCAGATCGGCGTCGGTCTGCGCGCGTTCTCCTGGAACATCGACGACGAGATCGGCTACGTCCTGAACCCGGTGATCGTCGAGCTGTCCGAGGACGAGTACCAGGACGGGGACGAGGGCTGCCTGTCCGTGCCCGGCCTGTGGTACCCGACGAAGCGCGCCTGGTACGCGCGCGTGGTGGGCACCGACCTGGACGGCAAGGAGGTCGCGGTCGAGGGCACCGAGCTGATGGCCCGGTGCCTGCAGCACGAGGTCGATCACCTCGACGGCATGCTCTACCTCGACCGCCTGGAGCGCTCGGTGCGCAAGAAGGCGATGCGCGCCATCCGCGACCAGCTCTGA
- a CDS encoding DUF3145 domain-containing protein, producing the protein MAGAITRGVLFVHSAPRALCPHVEWAAGNVLSSRVTLDWTPQPAGPGFYRGEYSWQGAQGTGARLASSLRGWAHLRYEVTEEASHGADGSRWSHTPELGIFHAATDVHGNVVVPEDRIRAAMEHADDPLRLRSELDLALGQAWDDELEPFRYAGAGAPVRWLHRVG; encoded by the coding sequence ATGGCAGGTGCGATCACTCGCGGTGTACTTTTCGTGCACTCTGCGCCCCGCGCGTTGTGCCCCCACGTGGAGTGGGCGGCGGGCAACGTGCTGAGTTCGCGCGTCACCCTGGACTGGACGCCGCAGCCCGCCGGGCCCGGCTTCTACCGCGGGGAGTACTCGTGGCAGGGCGCGCAGGGCACCGGCGCGCGCCTTGCGTCCTCGCTGCGCGGGTGGGCACACCTGCGCTACGAGGTGACCGAGGAGGCCAGCCACGGGGCCGACGGCTCCCGCTGGAGCCACACCCCTGAGCTGGGCATCTTCCACGCTGCCACGGACGTGCACGGCAACGTCGTGGTGCCCGAGGACCGCATCCGTGCGGCCATGGAGCACGCCGACGACCCGCTCCGGCTGCGTTCCGAGCTCGACCTGGCGCTCGGTCAGGCCTGGGACGACGAGCTCGAGCCGTTCCGCTACGCCGGTGCCGGCGCACCCGTCCGCTGGCTGCACCGGGTGGGCTGA
- a CDS encoding beta-ketoacyl-[acyl-carrier-protein] synthase family protein yields MSHVPDVVVTGLGATTPLGGDVPSTWSAALAGQSGARTFDNDWVETYGLPVTFAATIKVSPEDVLARPEIKRMDPSAQYAIIAAREAWADAGSPEVDGERLGSVVSSGIGGIWTTLDGWDTLREKGARRVLPMTVPMLMPNSPTAYVSLELGARAGAHALVSACASGAEAIGYAVEMIRNGRADVVVAGGTEASIHPMPIAAFAASRTLSLRNDDPQGASRPYDRARDGFVIGEGAGVVVLESAEHAAARGARVYARISGVGLSADGYHITSPEPSGDGQIRAMRAALGESGVSASDVAHVNAHATSTVVGDLIEARSIRGLLGGDADHVALSATKSMTGHLLGGAGALETIFTILALHDRQAPPTINVTDPDPELVLDLVRDTPRALPAGQIAGVNNSFGFGGHNVALVVTSV; encoded by the coding sequence ATGAGCCACGTACCCGACGTCGTCGTCACCGGCCTGGGCGCCACGACCCCCCTCGGTGGGGACGTGCCCAGCACCTGGAGCGCCGCGCTCGCCGGGCAGTCCGGTGCCCGCACCTTCGACAACGACTGGGTGGAGACCTACGGCCTGCCCGTCACGTTCGCCGCCACGATCAAGGTCTCCCCGGAGGACGTCCTCGCACGTCCCGAGATCAAGCGCATGGACCCCTCGGCGCAGTACGCGATCATTGCGGCGCGCGAGGCGTGGGCCGACGCGGGGAGCCCCGAGGTGGACGGCGAGCGTCTCGGCTCGGTGGTGTCCTCCGGCATCGGCGGGATCTGGACGACCCTCGACGGATGGGACACGCTGCGGGAGAAGGGCGCCCGCCGGGTGCTCCCGATGACCGTGCCGATGCTCATGCCGAACTCCCCCACCGCGTATGTCTCCCTCGAGCTCGGCGCGCGCGCCGGTGCGCACGCCCTGGTCTCCGCCTGCGCGAGCGGCGCCGAGGCCATCGGCTACGCGGTCGAGATGATCCGCAACGGGCGCGCCGACGTGGTCGTGGCCGGCGGGACCGAGGCCTCGATCCACCCCATGCCGATCGCGGCGTTCGCTGCGTCCCGGACGTTGTCGCTGCGCAACGACGACCCGCAGGGCGCCTCGCGTCCGTACGACCGCGCCCGCGACGGCTTCGTCATCGGCGAGGGGGCCGGGGTCGTGGTGCTGGAGTCCGCCGAGCACGCCGCCGCACGAGGCGCCCGGGTGTACGCCCGGATCTCCGGGGTCGGGCTGTCGGCCGACGGCTACCACATCACCTCGCCCGAGCCGTCGGGCGACGGGCAGATCCGCGCCATGCGCGCGGCCCTGGGGGAGTCGGGCGTCTCCGCCTCCGACGTCGCGCACGTGAACGCGCACGCCACGTCGACGGTGGTCGGCGACCTCATCGAGGCGCGCAGCATCCGTGGCCTCCTCGGCGGCGACGCGGACCACGTCGCCCTCTCGGCGACCAAGTCCATGACGGGCCACCTGCTGGGCGGTGCTGGCGCCCTGGAGACGATCTTCACGATCCTCGCCCTGCACGACCGTCAGGCGCCGCCGACGATCAACGTGACCGACCCCGACCCTGAGCTCGTGCTCGACCTGGTGCGGGACACCCCGCGGGCGCTGCCCGCCGGGCAGATCGCCGGCGTGAACAACTCGTTCGGCTTCGGCGGCCACAACGTGGCCCTCGTCGTCACCTCGGTCTGA
- a CDS encoding acyl carrier protein — protein MAHSEQDILAGLAEIVSEETGLPTDSVLPEKSFTDDLDIDSLSMMTIVTLAEEKFDVRIPDDEVKNLVTVGDAVSFIAGAQA, from the coding sequence ATGGCCCACAGCGAGCAGGACATCCTGGCCGGCCTGGCCGAGATCGTCAGCGAGGAGACCGGTCTTCCGACCGACTCCGTCCTGCCCGAGAAGTCCTTCACCGACGACCTCGACATCGACTCGCTGTCGATGATGACGATCGTCACGCTCGCCGAGGAGAAGTTCGACGTGCGCATCCCCGACGACGAGGTCAAGAACCTCGTCACGGTGGGCGACGCCGTCTCCTTCATCGCCGGGGCCCAGGCCTGA
- a CDS encoding beta-ketoacyl-ACP synthase III produces MTRPTLTQSSGPAYSRILGLGGIRGERVVPNDDLVGPIDSSDEWIRQRTGIITRRRAEAGTDVLDLAEGAARAAIENAGLTGADIDAVILSTVTYFHQTPAGAAILADRLGATPAAAYDISAACAGYCYGIGQADALVRSGAARNVLVIGAEKMSEFVDPTDRSISFLLGDGAGAVVVGPSDFPGIGPTVWGSDGGQAQTIRQTHSWLDTRDHGAGWPTLRQEGQSVFKWAVWQMAPIAQKALDAAGVSADQIDAFIPHQANMRIIDQMIKQLKLPESVVVARDIADTGNTSAASIPLATERLLREGQVSSGALALQIGFGAGLVYAAQVVVLP; encoded by the coding sequence GTGACCCGTCCGACCCTCACCCAGTCCTCCGGCCCCGCCTACTCACGCATCCTGGGGCTGGGCGGCATCCGCGGCGAGCGCGTCGTGCCGAACGACGACCTCGTCGGGCCGATCGACTCCTCGGACGAGTGGATCCGGCAGCGCACGGGCATCATCACCCGCCGTCGCGCCGAGGCAGGCACGGACGTGCTCGACCTCGCCGAGGGTGCGGCGCGTGCCGCGATCGAGAACGCCGGGCTGACCGGCGCCGACATCGACGCCGTGATCCTGTCGACCGTCACCTACTTCCACCAGACGCCCGCAGGTGCCGCGATCCTTGCGGACCGGCTCGGCGCGACCCCCGCCGCCGCGTACGACATCTCCGCCGCCTGCGCGGGCTACTGCTACGGGATCGGCCAGGCCGACGCCCTGGTGCGCTCGGGCGCGGCCCGCAACGTGCTCGTCATCGGCGCGGAGAAGATGAGCGAGTTCGTCGACCCGACGGACCGCTCGATCTCGTTCCTGCTCGGTGACGGCGCCGGCGCCGTGGTCGTCGGCCCGTCCGACTTCCCGGGCATCGGCCCGACCGTGTGGGGCTCGGACGGCGGTCAGGCGCAGACGATCCGTCAGACGCACTCCTGGCTCGACACCCGCGACCACGGCGCCGGCTGGCCGACGCTGCGGCAGGAGGGCCAGTCGGTCTTCAAGTGGGCGGTGTGGCAGATGGCACCGATCGCGCAGAAGGCGCTCGACGCGGCCGGCGTGAGCGCCGACCAGATCGACGCGTTCATCCCGCACCAGGCGAACATGCGGATCATCGACCAGATGATCAAGCAGCTCAAGCTGCCCGAGTCGGTCGTCGTGGCCCGGGACATCGCCGACACCGGCAACACCTCGGCGGCCTCGATCCCGCTCGCGACCGAGCGCCTGCTGCGCGAGGGCCAGGTCTCCAGCGGCGCGCTCGCGCTGCAGATCGGCTTCGGCGCCGGGCTGGTGTACGCCGCCCAGGTCGTCGTCCTGCCCTGA
- a CDS encoding ACP S-malonyltransferase, giving the protein MLVVVSPGQGAQSPGMLAPWLELPVVAETIGRASATTGLDLVAHGTTSDADTIRDTAVAQPLLVASALASLRAVLETDADTPFADVLPGRADALAGHSVGELAAAAAAGVLSQEDALRLVAVRGAAMARAAAVTPTGMAAVLGGDPEEVLASLAQHGLVPANVNGGGQVVAAGTLEAVAALVATLPTRARVIPLQVAGAFHTEHMAPAVEELRSAAASVTVHDPVLPLLSNADGALVASGTDALSRLVAQVAHPVRWDLCQSTLVEHGVTGLLELAPGGVLTGLARRTLPGVETVALKSPADLDAARDLVRRHAGTQLDTAADA; this is encoded by the coding sequence GTGCTCGTCGTCGTCAGCCCCGGTCAGGGCGCCCAGTCCCCCGGCATGCTCGCCCCATGGCTCGAGCTGCCCGTCGTCGCCGAGACGATCGGCCGCGCGAGCGCGACGACCGGTCTGGACCTCGTCGCGCACGGCACCACCTCGGACGCGGACACGATCCGCGACACCGCGGTCGCGCAGCCGCTGCTCGTCGCCTCGGCTCTCGCGAGCCTGCGCGCGGTCCTGGAGACCGACGCGGACACGCCGTTCGCGGACGTCCTTCCGGGTCGGGCCGACGCCCTCGCGGGGCACTCGGTCGGCGAGCTGGCCGCGGCGGCCGCCGCCGGCGTCCTCAGCCAGGAGGATGCCCTGCGCCTGGTCGCGGTCCGTGGCGCGGCGATGGCCCGCGCGGCTGCCGTGACCCCCACCGGCATGGCGGCGGTGCTCGGGGGCGACCCGGAGGAGGTCCTGGCCTCGCTCGCGCAGCACGGCCTCGTCCCTGCCAACGTCAACGGGGGCGGGCAGGTCGTCGCAGCCGGCACCCTCGAGGCTGTCGCCGCGCTCGTCGCCACCCTGCCGACCCGCGCACGGGTGATCCCGCTGCAGGTCGCCGGTGCGTTCCACACCGAGCACATGGCACCGGCGGTCGAGGAGCTGCGCTCGGCTGCGGCGTCCGTCACCGTGCACGACCCGGTGCTGCCGCTGCTCTCGAACGCCGACGGTGCGCTCGTCGCCTCCGGTACCGACGCCCTCTCCCGCCTCGTGGCCCAGGTCGCGCACCCGGTGCGCTGGGACCTGTGCCAGTCCACGCTCGTCGAGCACGGCGTCACCGGGCTGCTCGAGCTGGCCCCCGGCGGGGTGCTCACCGGCCTGGCCCGGCGTACGCTGCCCGGCGTCGAGACCGTCGCCCTGAAGTCCCCCGCCGACCTCGACGCCGCTCGCGACCTCGTCCGCCGGCATGCCGGCACGCAGCTCGACACGGCCGCCGACGCGTGA
- a CDS encoding PucR family transcriptional regulator, producing MVSAGRRSPVGHPAGVDEAPATVTTADPRAGVETQRRIREGTGLLAAAAMRRLDTDLDWYRSLPAEDRSWVGLVVQAGITAFITWFNAPALPPHGVGDIFAAAPPELTRSISLQHTLQLVRVIVDVVEAHSDQLAAPGEEREVREAVLRYSREVAFSAAEVYARAAEVRGAWDARLEALVVDALVRGDVDDSLRSRVAALGWSGHGSMLVMTGTSAGPLDEVRSADLRRVLRRAVDDALVGIQGNRLVVFLGGRGDLLAAAQALTSRFGPGPVVIGPVVQDLADCSRSARAALAGLVAAAAWEQAPRPVQADELLPERVLVGDATARRVLIQQAYAPLATSQGSLLETLSAYLGTGRSLEAAARTLYVHPNTVRYRLRRVADVTGWDPLDARESYVLQTALAVGRLDGTGTPEPAR from the coding sequence ATGGTCAGTGCCGGACGACGTTCCCCCGTGGGCCACCCGGCAGGCGTCGACGAAGCCCCGGCGACGGTCACGACCGCCGACCCCCGTGCCGGGGTCGAGACGCAGCGCCGCATCCGCGAGGGCACCGGTCTGCTGGCCGCGGCCGCGATGCGCCGGCTGGACACCGACCTGGACTGGTACCGCTCGCTGCCCGCGGAGGACCGCTCGTGGGTGGGCCTGGTCGTGCAGGCGGGCATCACCGCCTTCATCACGTGGTTCAACGCGCCCGCGCTGCCCCCGCACGGTGTGGGCGACATCTTCGCCGCAGCGCCGCCCGAGCTGACCCGGTCGATCTCGTTGCAGCACACCCTGCAGCTCGTGCGCGTCATCGTCGACGTGGTCGAGGCCCACTCCGACCAGCTGGCAGCGCCCGGCGAGGAGCGCGAGGTCCGCGAGGCCGTGCTCCGGTACTCGCGCGAGGTCGCCTTCTCCGCAGCCGAGGTGTACGCCCGCGCGGCGGAGGTCCGGGGCGCGTGGGACGCACGGCTCGAGGCGCTCGTCGTGGACGCGCTCGTGCGCGGCGACGTGGACGACTCGCTGCGGTCCCGGGTCGCCGCGCTCGGCTGGAGCGGTCACGGCTCCATGCTCGTCATGACGGGGACGTCGGCCGGACCGCTCGACGAGGTGCGCTCCGCGGACCTGCGACGCGTGCTGCGTCGCGCCGTGGACGACGCGCTCGTGGGCATCCAGGGAAACCGTCTGGTCGTCTTCCTGGGCGGGCGCGGAGACCTGCTGGCCGCCGCGCAGGCGCTCACCTCACGCTTCGGTCCGGGTCCGGTCGTGATCGGCCCCGTGGTGCAGGACCTGGCCGACTGCTCGCGCTCGGCCCGTGCCGCCCTCGCGGGCCTGGTGGCCGCCGCCGCGTGGGAGCAGGCTCCGCGCCCGGTCCAGGCCGACGAGCTGCTGCCCGAACGGGTGCTCGTCGGCGACGCCACCGCACGCCGCGTGCTGATCCAGCAGGCCTACGCGCCGCTGGCCACCAGCCAGGGCTCGCTGCTGGAGACGCTGTCGGCGTACCTGGGTACCGGCCGATCGCTCGAGGCCGCCGCCCGCACCCTCTACGTGCACCCCAACACCGTCCGCTACCGCCTGCGCCGCGTGGCTGACGTGACCGGGTGGGACCCCCTGGACGCGCGCGAGTCCTACGTGCTGCAGACGGCGCTGGCCGTCGGGCGGCTGGACGGGACCGGGACGCCCGAACCGGCTCGCTGA